In the genome of Neofelis nebulosa isolate mNeoNeb1 chromosome 8, mNeoNeb1.pri, whole genome shotgun sequence, one region contains:
- the LOC131483996 gene encoding olfactory receptor 6C2-like, protein MTRNQTITTFILLGLTDDPQLQIPIFMFLFLTYMLSITGNLTIIFLTLLDSHLKTPMYFFLQNFALLEISFTSACIPRYLYNIATGDRSITYNICVTQVFFIDAFGVTEFYLLAIMSYDRYVAICKPLHYVTIINNKVCRRFVLCCWTAGVLIILAPLIMIVNLEFCDSNVIDYFFCDSYPILKISCSDTWLLEQMVITCAVLAFITTLLCVVLSYFCIIKTILQFPSAQQRKRAFSTCSSHMIVVSITYGSCIFIYVKPSAKESVAINKSVTVLMTSIAPMLNPFIYTLRNKQVRQAFSDSFKRIALPSKK, encoded by the coding sequence ATGACGAGAAACCAGACAATAACAACCTTCATTCTCCTCGGACTGACAGATGATCCTCAACTTCAGATTccaatttttatgtttctatttctcaCTTACATGTTAAGTATAACTGGGAATCTGACCATTATATTCCTCACTTTGCTCGACTCCCACCTTAAAACACCCATGTACTTTTTCCTACAGAATTTTGCCTTATTAGAAATTTCATTTACATCTGCTTGTATTCCTAGATATTTATACAACATAGCAACAGGTGATAGATCAATAACTTACAATATTTGTGTCACTCAAGTGTTTTTTATTGATGCATTTGGGGTAACAGAATTTTATCTTTTGGCCATCATGTCTTATGatcgctatgtggccatctgcaaaccccTGCATTATGTAACCATCATCAACAACAAAGTTTGCAGAAGGTTTGTCCTCTGCTGCTGGACAGCTGGTGTGTTGATCATACTCGCACCACTTATCATGATAGTAAATCTAGAATTCTGTGACTCGAATGTCATTGATTATTTCTTCTGTGATTCATATCCTATATTGAAGATATCATGCTCAGACACCTGGCTTTTAGAGCAGATGGTGATAACCTGTGCTGTACTGGCCTTCATCACAACCCTTCTGTGTGTTGTTCTGTCCTATTTCTGCATTATCAAGACTATTCTACAATTCCCCTCTGCCCAGCAAAGAAAAAGGGCCTTTTCTACCTGTTCTTCTCACATGATTGTTGTTTCCATTACATATGGAAGCTGTATTTTCATCTATGTTAAACCTTCAGCAAAGGAATCAGTGGCTATTAATAAGAGTGTGACAGTGCTAATGACATCCATAGCTCCCATGTTGAACCCATTCATTTACACTCTGAGAAACAAACAAGTGAGACAAGCTTTCAGTGATTCATTCAAAAGAATTGCTTTACCCTCAAAGAAGTAA